In Aridibaculum aurantiacum, the following proteins share a genomic window:
- a CDS encoding transglutaminase domain-containing protein, with the protein MLQRFLLLLFVVFTGVVVTAQDYAYPAVNYNSPALETSPVLLATRLTAHAKTDRQKVEAIFRWITDNIDYKVQPTVISRRMPLRAAYSSDADTGALKNVNERVSEKVLQDKEAFCEGYARLFSTLCSYAGIRSEVVTGYVRNGIDRPAKNFRSNHSWNAVMIDSSWHLLDVTWASGYVTFGGNRFIRQYDDYYYLPKPEEFIRTHYPEDLQWTLLPDPPTLKEYNASPFKSTGLYTRHVKSFYPSWGSLNAAVGDTLHFEIEVEDPSNDLRVVDVLQLDSVILSQVNWWEHPKQQVKRIGNKIRCDYIVPEHPVKWLHLIYNDAVILRYRLVVEKEETTKSQTHNLLKE; encoded by the coding sequence ATGTTACAGAGGTTTTTACTTTTATTGTTTGTGGTTTTTACTGGTGTAGTTGTTACTGCACAAGACTATGCTTATCCTGCTGTCAACTACAATTCGCCTGCTTTAGAAACATCCCCGGTGTTACTCGCTACCCGTCTTACTGCCCATGCTAAAACCGATAGACAAAAAGTAGAAGCGATCTTTCGTTGGATAACTGATAACATAGATTATAAAGTACAGCCGACAGTCATCAGCCGCAGGATGCCATTAAGAGCCGCGTATTCATCCGATGCAGATACAGGTGCTTTGAAAAATGTAAATGAACGTGTATCGGAAAAAGTATTGCAGGACAAAGAAGCTTTTTGCGAAGGTTATGCTCGTTTATTTTCTACCCTTTGTAGCTATGCTGGTATTCGCAGCGAAGTGGTGACGGGATATGTACGCAACGGCATAGACAGGCCTGCAAAGAACTTTCGCTCCAACCATTCGTGGAATGCTGTAATGATCGACAGTAGCTGGCATTTGTTAGATGTTACATGGGCCTCGGGGTATGTCACCTTCGGCGGCAATAGGTTCATCAGGCAATACGATGATTATTATTATCTGCCTAAGCCTGAAGAATTCATCAGGACGCATTACCCGGAAGACCTGCAATGGACACTACTGCCAGATCCGCCTACCTTAAAAGAGTATAATGCAAGTCCTTTTAAATCTACTGGTCTTTACACGCGGCACGTAAAATCATTTTATCCTTCATGGGGTTCGTTGAATGCAGCTGTTGGTGATACGCTTCATTTTGAAATTGAAGTGGAAGATCCGTCAAATGATCTGCGGGTGGTTGATGTGCTTCAACTAGATTCGGTTATTCTTTCACAGGTAAACTGGTGGGAGCATCCAAAGCAGCAGGTGAAACGCATTGGCAATAAGATCAGGTGTGACTATATAGTTCCTGAGCACCCGGTAAAGTGGCTGCATCTTATTTATAACGATGCTGTTATTCTGCGCTATCGTTTAGTAGTAGAAAAGGAAGAGACGACTAAAAGTCAAACGCATAATCTATTGAAGGAGTAA
- a CDS encoding peptidylprolyl isomerase, whose amino-acid sequence MFRFYIILIIFSCVCSACGTPASKYPVVLIQTKHGEIAVELYTDKAPQTAGAFLKNVDAGIYKNSYFYRVLNQDNQASDAVKTFLVQGGIWRNNSKLSDSLSRVPHETTQQTGILHTDGVISMARQEPGSAGTEFFLCIGNQPGLDFGGKNNPDGQGYAAFGKVIEGLDVLRKIYRQPEEDQYFFPPVPIYNITR is encoded by the coding sequence ATGTTTCGCTTCTATATCATCTTAATAATTTTTAGCTGCGTTTGCTCTGCATGTGGTACACCAGCAAGTAAATACCCGGTAGTACTGATACAGACCAAACATGGCGAAATAGCCGTAGAATTATATACTGATAAAGCACCTCAAACTGCAGGAGCATTCTTGAAAAATGTTGACGCCGGTATTTATAAAAACTCCTATTTCTACCGGGTGCTAAACCAGGATAACCAAGCTTCGGATGCTGTAAAAACTTTCCTTGTTCAAGGTGGCATTTGGCGAAACAACAGTAAACTATCAGACTCACTATCGCGTGTGCCACATGAGACTACGCAGCAAACCGGCATTTTACATACAGATGGTGTCATCTCTATGGCGCGGCAGGAGCCGGGATCAGCAGGTACTGAATTTTTCCTCTGCATTGGCAACCAACCGGGTTTGGACTTTGGCGGCAAGAACAATCCTGATGGACAAGGTTACGCTGCTTTTGGTAAGGTGATAGAAGGACTGGATGTACTTCGTAAGATCTATCGCCAGCCGGAAGAAGATCAGTATTTTTTTCCGCCTGTTCCTATCTACAACATCACCCGTTAA
- the treS gene encoding maltose alpha-D-glucosyltransferase, which produces MATQPVLDDKLHWYKDAIIYELHIKAFHDSDGDGIGDFQGLLQKLDYLQEMGVTAVWVLPFYPSPLKDDGYDIADYYSINPSYGNIEQFKQLLEEAHKRNLKVITELVVNHTSDQHPWFQRARTAPKGSPERDYYVWTDDPNQWKDVRIIFQDFEASNWTWDPVAQQYYWHRFFHHQPDLNYDNPAVQEEIFKVLDYWCEMGVDGFRLDAIPYLFEREGTNGENLPETHEFLKKLRAHIDSKFPGIVFLAEANMWPEEAASYFGNGDECHMNYHFPVMPRMFMALQMEDRYPITDIFDQTPAIPETCQWAIFLRNHDELTLEMVTDEERDYMYKVYAKDPKAKINLGIRHRLAPLMENDRRKIELMNCLLFSLPGTPVIYYGDEIGMGDNFYLGDRNGVRTPMQWSPDRNAGFSKANPQSLYLPVILDPEYHYESVNVEMQRGNTSSLLWYMKRTINMRKKFKAFGRGDLKFLNVDNPKVLAFTRTYQDETLLIVVNLSKFSQAVDVPLSNFKNYVPVELFSKNAFPTIKDEPYFFTLGPHTYHWFQLQKVASRGDDQTPLPALTINSREEIFSDILFPQLETEILPSYLHKTSWFAAKEKMIYSIKITSTQLIKLQSTEVLFLLAEVTFGSGLPETYFIPVTAISGSYAERLYDTCPQSIIATYDAGGEKGLLCDAVYTIDMQHWLFQQVENAQDDGAISFSNYGNFEGMTGEGFELKSRLHSSELNNSAISYNNRFFLRIYRKVDPAINPDVEISHYLWGQAKFQYVPEYVGSIKWQLGKDTIVIGMMQALVENHGDGYSFMLERINNYTERILARNREELLQYPKLGSLAEPVSYEELPEELQVLLGNTGPVQIQHIGMRTAEMHKALAQGQHLKEFAPEEFSLHYQRSLFSSMQSLVREAYQTKSKNLEMLPNAVKDHARKLIERKEEVLDKLKRIYNKKLDVQKIRIHGNYHLGQVLFTGKDIAINDFGGDPTRSYSERRLKRSPLRDVAMMIRSLNYVAYDGFLRTNQVQQEDIEGLLPFAELWSHYMSSFFLRAYIDTVADTAFIPKDRSELQMMLETYLLEKAIFDLNVELNTRPAWAIVPLGVIDRIL; this is translated from the coding sequence ATGGCTACACAACCCGTTCTCGACGATAAACTGCACTGGTATAAAGACGCAATTATTTACGAACTACACATAAAAGCATTTCACGACAGCGATGGCGATGGTATTGGGGATTTCCAGGGACTGCTGCAAAAGCTGGACTACCTGCAGGAGATGGGTGTGACGGCGGTCTGGGTGCTGCCTTTTTATCCTTCGCCGCTAAAAGATGATGGCTACGACATTGCTGATTATTATTCTATCAATCCATCTTACGGAAATATAGAACAGTTTAAACAACTGCTGGAAGAGGCGCACAAGCGGAATCTAAAAGTGATCACTGAGCTGGTTGTTAACCACACTTCGGACCAGCACCCGTGGTTTCAGCGGGCACGAACTGCACCTAAAGGATCACCAGAGCGTGATTATTATGTTTGGACCGATGATCCGAACCAGTGGAAAGATGTGCGCATCATCTTCCAGGATTTTGAGGCCAGCAACTGGACATGGGATCCTGTAGCACAACAATATTACTGGCACCGTTTCTTCCACCACCAGCCCGACCTGAATTATGATAATCCTGCCGTACAGGAAGAGATTTTTAAGGTGCTGGATTATTGGTGCGAAATGGGTGTTGATGGCTTCCGCCTGGATGCCATTCCTTACCTGTTTGAACGTGAAGGTACCAATGGTGAGAACCTGCCAGAGACACATGAATTTCTGAAAAAGCTTCGGGCTCACATCGATTCAAAATTTCCAGGAATTGTCTTCCTGGCAGAGGCAAACATGTGGCCGGAAGAAGCCGCGTCTTATTTTGGTAATGGTGATGAATGCCACATGAACTACCACTTCCCCGTGATGCCGCGAATGTTCATGGCACTGCAAATGGAAGATCGCTACCCTATCACTGATATTTTTGATCAGACACCGGCAATACCTGAAACCTGCCAATGGGCAATCTTTTTGCGCAACCACGATGAGCTGACACTGGAAATGGTGACGGATGAGGAGCGTGATTATATGTACAAGGTGTACGCAAAAGATCCAAAGGCAAAGATCAATTTGGGTATCCGCCACCGGCTGGCACCGCTGATGGAAAATGACCGCCGGAAAATAGAACTTATGAACTGCCTGCTGTTTTCACTACCAGGCACACCAGTAATTTATTATGGCGATGAAATAGGAATGGGTGACAACTTCTACCTCGGAGACCGCAATGGTGTTCGCACACCTATGCAGTGGTCGCCCGATCGAAATGCAGGTTTCTCCAAAGCCAATCCTCAAAGCCTTTACCTGCCTGTAATTCTCGATCCTGAGTACCATTACGAATCTGTTAATGTGGAGATGCAGCGAGGTAATACATCTTCGCTACTCTGGTACATGAAGCGGACCATCAACATGCGCAAAAAGTTCAAGGCGTTTGGTCGCGGCGATTTGAAGTTCCTCAACGTTGATAATCCAAAGGTGCTGGCTTTCACACGCACCTACCAGGACGAGACACTGCTGATTGTGGTAAATCTTTCTAAATTCTCGCAGGCAGTAGACGTACCACTTAGCAACTTCAAGAATTATGTTCCGGTTGAATTATTCAGTAAGAATGCTTTCCCTACTATAAAAGATGAACCATATTTCTTCACGCTTGGACCACACACCTATCATTGGTTCCAGCTACAAAAAGTAGCCAGCCGCGGCGATGACCAAACGCCTCTGCCAGCATTGACCATCAACAGCCGCGAAGAGATATTTAGTGATATTCTGTTTCCACAACTGGAGACCGAGATACTGCCATCGTACCTGCACAAAACCAGTTGGTTTGCAGCTAAAGAAAAGATGATCTATAGCATCAAGATCACTTCTACCCAACTAATAAAACTGCAGTCTACAGAAGTACTATTCCTGCTGGCAGAAGTAACGTTCGGCAGTGGTTTGCCAGAAACTTATTTCATACCAGTAACTGCCATTTCCGGCAGTTATGCTGAAAGACTGTACGATACTTGCCCGCAATCTATCATTGCTACTTATGATGCTGGTGGTGAAAAAGGTTTACTATGCGATGCAGTGTATACAATAGATATGCAGCACTGGTTGTTTCAGCAGGTGGAAAATGCACAGGATGACGGAGCCATTAGCTTTAGCAACTATGGCAACTTTGAAGGCATGACCGGCGAAGGGTTTGAATTGAAAAGCCGGTTACATTCTTCTGAGCTGAATAACAGTGCCATCAGCTACAACAACCGTTTCTTCCTCCGTATTTACCGCAAAGTTGACCCAGCCATCAATCCTGATGTTGAAATTTCCCATTATCTATGGGGGCAGGCAAAGTTTCAATACGTGCCTGAATATGTTGGTTCGATAAAGTGGCAGCTTGGCAAAGACACGATCGTTATTGGAATGATGCAGGCGCTGGTAGAAAATCATGGAGATGGTTACAGCTTCATGCTTGAAAGAATAAACAACTACACTGAACGCATACTGGCCCGTAACCGCGAGGAGCTGCTCCAGTATCCCAAACTCGGTTCTTTAGCTGAACCAGTATCGTACGAAGAACTGCCTGAAGAGCTGCAGGTGCTTTTAGGAAATACAGGCCCGGTGCAGATACAGCACATAGGTATGCGCACCGCAGAAATGCACAAAGCGCTGGCTCAAGGGCAGCATCTTAAAGAGTTTGCGCCTGAAGAATTCTCGTTGCACTACCAGCGGTCGCTCTTTTCTTCTATGCAGTCGCTGGTAAGGGAAGCCTACCAAACTAAAAGTAAGAACCTGGAGATGCTGCCAAATGCAGTAAAGGATCATGCAAGAAAACTGATTGAAAGAAAAGAGGAAGTGCTGGATAAGCTGAAGCGCATCTACAATAAAAAGCTGGACGTACAGAAGATCCGCATTCATGGAAACTATCACCTTGGGCAGGTATTATTTACCGGTAAAGACATAGCCATCAATGATTTTGGTGGCGATCCTACCCGCAGCTATAGCGAAAGAAGGTTGAAAAGATCCCCCCTGCGCGATGTGGCAATGATGATACGATCGCTCAACTACGTGGCCTACGATGGTTTCTTGCGTACCAACCAGGTACAGCAGGAAGATATTGAAGGCTTACTTCCTTTTGCTGAATTATGGAGCCATTACATGAGTAGCTTCTTCCTGAGAGCGTATATAGACACAGTAGCAGATACTGCTTTTATACCAAAAGATAGAAGTGAATTACAAATGATGCTGGAAACATACCTGTTGGAGAAGGCAATTTTTGATCTGAATGTTGAATTAAATACACGACCAGCATGGGCTATTGTGCCACTGGGAGTTATAGATCGGATTCTGTAG
- a CDS encoding aspartate 1-decarboxylase codes for MLVQLLRTKVQQLIVSESSEDYPGSIALPDDIIEAAGLRLFEQVHVNNLTNGNRIITYVVRSKREGFVTMNGAASKLFKKGDKIHVLAYAYFNDKDADEFEPKIIYADSENKLKEAKTYVFN; via the coding sequence ATGCTTGTTCAACTACTAAGAACCAAAGTACAACAACTGATAGTATCAGAAAGCTCGGAAGATTATCCAGGAAGTATAGCGCTGCCAGATGACATAATAGAAGCCGCAGGTTTGCGACTTTTTGAGCAGGTACATGTAAACAATCTCACAAACGGAAATCGCATTATCACTTATGTGGTTCGCAGTAAAAGGGAAGGCTTTGTAACCATGAATGGCGCAGCTTCCAAACTATTTAAAAAGGGAGACAAGATCCATGTGTTGGCGTATGCTTATTTCAATGATAAAGACGCTGACGAATTTGAGCCAAAGATCATCTATGCAGATTCTGAGAACAAACTGAAAGAGGCAAAGACATACGTATTCAATTAA
- a CDS encoding sensor histidine kinase: MRFPLLTLLYILVLLASCSNTRNAESSSFSFSIIEDATLSMTADSAYNIYQSGNAETVTNQYMNIGFTRSAYWLILSVTETINEDSLVLQVGDQHINQLDFYQVQNEKPQLQYQSGDYFPFDQRPLPAVGFYFPINRSGTYLVRVDKHHESLQLYFGVKTILNVLDQEKTDTAFMALCSGMILLLLIFGLYLLIISWDVLYLNYLLYVFSAWLFVMAQTGFGFQYLWPGDPWFASKARPVFSMLTIVLSIRFMELFIGGIRNKGARRALDYSTVVALLITLIVLLGPYSSNKSDWWMYFQFCGPIFTILYISLAIYFLIRKSLRGNKLAIFYLVALATIIVMVLFQLVYYTGTWNLTQSFYSRFGITTAIVVEIVIITAGMAYRFNTYRLDKERLMVQMHKQQQENTRILLEVQEAERDQIANQLHDIAGSLLSAARLNLSAVREVGYAGSEEEKTKLLKAEEAVSIVSDTVRNLSHALSPIMLQKAGFKAALEKVISIVNASGKISIELVVVGFDNPIFLSTYYASIYSMVYELLNNIVKHSRAANALVQVIEHEDGFTITTEDDGIGMSAEQMQQLQKQGMAGIISRVKFYNGEIAFDDNNPGLMTTIEIPLRND; encoded by the coding sequence ATGAGATTTCCGCTTCTTACGCTTCTTTATATCCTCGTTCTATTAGCCAGTTGTAGCAATACGCGCAACGCTGAAAGCAGCAGCTTTTCTTTTTCTATTATTGAAGATGCGACACTGTCTATGACAGCGGATAGCGCTTACAATATCTACCAATCAGGTAATGCAGAAACTGTAACAAATCAATATATGAATATTGGTTTTACCCGTTCAGCTTATTGGCTTATACTTTCTGTTACCGAGACTATAAATGAAGACTCGCTGGTATTGCAGGTAGGAGATCAGCATATCAACCAGCTGGATTTTTACCAGGTACAAAATGAGAAACCACAACTTCAATATCAATCTGGTGATTACTTTCCTTTTGATCAGAGGCCATTGCCAGCAGTAGGTTTTTATTTTCCTATAAATAGAAGTGGTACCTACCTGGTGCGTGTAGACAAGCATCATGAATCGTTGCAACTATACTTTGGTGTAAAAACAATTTTAAACGTACTTGACCAGGAGAAGACGGACACAGCATTCATGGCATTGTGCAGTGGTATGATACTGCTACTGTTGATCTTTGGTCTATACCTGCTGATCATAAGTTGGGATGTGTTGTACCTCAATTACCTGCTCTACGTTTTTTCTGCATGGCTTTTTGTTATGGCACAAACAGGTTTTGGATTTCAATATTTATGGCCGGGCGATCCATGGTTTGCCAGCAAGGCAAGGCCTGTTTTCAGTATGCTTACCATTGTTCTATCTATTCGTTTTATGGAATTGTTCATTGGTGGTATACGCAACAAAGGCGCAAGAAGAGCTTTAGACTATTCAACCGTTGTTGCATTACTTATTACACTTATTGTTTTGCTTGGACCTTATTCCAGCAATAAAAGTGACTGGTGGATGTACTTCCAGTTTTGCGGTCCCATCTTCACCATTCTTTACATCAGCCTTGCTATCTATTTTCTTATAAGAAAATCGTTGAGGGGTAATAAACTTGCTATTTTTTACCTGGTGGCGCTGGCAACAATTATCGTGATGGTATTGTTTCAGTTAGTTTACTATACGGGAACCTGGAACCTGACACAGTCATTTTATAGCAGGTTTGGTATAACAACAGCTATAGTGGTAGAGATTGTTATTATAACCGCCGGCATGGCGTATCGTTTCAATACTTACAGGCTGGATAAAGAAAGGCTGATGGTACAAATGCATAAACAGCAACAGGAAAATACGAGAATATTACTTGAAGTACAGGAGGCTGAACGCGACCAGATTGCTAATCAACTGCATGATATTGCGGGTTCATTGCTATCCGCGGCAAGACTGAATTTATCAGCAGTGCGCGAAGTAGGTTATGCAGGGTCAGAAGAAGAAAAAACAAAGTTGCTAAAAGCAGAAGAGGCGGTAAGTATCGTATCTGATACTGTAAGAAACCTTAGCCATGCATTAAGCCCTATCATGCTGCAAAAGGCTGGGTTCAAGGCGGCATTGGAAAAGGTGATAAGTATAGTAAACGCATCAGGTAAAATATCTATAGAACTGGTTGTTGTTGGTTTCGACAACCCGATCTTTCTATCTACCTACTATGCCAGCATATACAGCATGGTGTACGAGCTATTGAATAATATTGTAAAACATTCACGCGCTGCAAATGCACTGGTACAGGTGATAGAACATGAAGATGGTTTTACCATAACCACCGAAGATGATGGCATAGGGATGAGTGCTGAGCAAATGCAGCAATTGCAAAAACAAGGAATGGCTGGAATAATTTCAAGAGTTAAATTCTATAATGGTGAGATAGCTTTTGATGATAACAACCCGGGCCTGATGACAACAATAGAAATACCATTGAGGAATGACTGA
- a CDS encoding DUF2200 domain-containing protein produces MNTTSTHDERIAKMTFASVYPHYVTKVEKKGRSKEELHQVIEWLTGYDEEKLQELIEEKATFETFFQRATLHPNAHLITGVICGYRVEEIENPLTQQVRFLDKLVDELAKGRKMEKILRTA; encoded by the coding sequence ATGAATACCACAAGCACACACGATGAGCGTATAGCCAAAATGACCTTTGCCTCTGTATATCCTCATTATGTAACAAAGGTTGAAAAGAAGGGCAGGAGCAAAGAAGAATTGCACCAGGTAATAGAATGGCTGACGGGATATGATGAAGAAAAACTGCAGGAGCTCATTGAAGAGAAAGCAACATTTGAAACGTTTTTCCAGCGTGCTACTTTACATCCCAATGCTCATCTTATTACAGGTGTTATCTGTGGCTACCGGGTAGAAGAGATTGAAAATCCACTGACGCAACAGGTAAGGTTTTTAGACAAACTGGTGGATGAATTAGCCAAAGGTCGTAAGATGGAAAAGATCTTACGGACTGCATAA
- a CDS encoding response regulator produces MSPKIFLAEDDNDDSSMFEEALSEIFPSFQMHRVHDGLECIYALKNFLLPDYIILDLNMPLKNGIDCLKAIATMPDLAEVPVVIYSTNHQMKDIDMAYKLGAAYYLVKPTSQQKLVKVLRRLFLLLKQPGFSRVLKHSFVIRDIQKETSDH; encoded by the coding sequence ATGAGCCCTAAAATCTTTTTAGCTGAAGACGACAATGATGATAGTTCCATGTTTGAAGAGGCATTATCTGAGATCTTCCCGTCGTTCCAGATGCACCGTGTGCATGATGGTCTTGAGTGCATTTACGCACTGAAAAATTTCTTGCTGCCTGATTATATTATTCTTGACCTGAATATGCCGTTAAAGAACGGGATTGATTGCCTGAAGGCGATCGCAACCATGCCCGACCTGGCAGAAGTTCCGGTAGTTATTTATTCTACCAATCACCAGATGAAAGATATTGACATGGCTTATAAACTTGGGGCGGCCTATTACCTGGTAAAACCTACGTCGCAGCAAAAGCTGGTAAAGGTGCTGAGGCGCTTGTTCCTATTGCTAAAACAACCAGGCTTTTCACGTGTTTTGAAACATTCTTTTGTGATCCGCGATATACAAAAAGAAACCTCAGATCATTAG
- a CDS encoding response regulator translates to MTEHTIILADDHQLLLEGIVSVLKDEPGIRVLATVNNGIELLAKVEEAPPTMVVLDLNMPGMDGLESLKRLKHKFPKVKVLVLSNYNQAELIDQVRLLGADGYLVKNSSSIELKEVMKEVLEGNKWFADADDKLPVESVFLDGFLKKHNLTKREVGIIKLICKGMSSKEMASTLFLSELTVKTHRRNLMRKLNISSIAGLIHFAKENDLV, encoded by the coding sequence ATGACTGAGCATACAATAATACTGGCTGATGACCACCAATTATTGCTGGAGGGGATAGTATCAGTTTTGAAAGATGAACCTGGAATAAGAGTACTGGCAACTGTGAACAATGGAATAGAACTACTAGCCAAAGTAGAAGAAGCGCCTCCAACCATGGTAGTACTCGATCTGAACATGCCGGGCATGGATGGATTGGAAAGCCTGAAGCGGCTAAAACATAAGTTTCCGAAGGTGAAAGTATTGGTGCTTTCCAATTATAACCAAGCCGAACTTATTGACCAGGTAAGGCTGTTAGGCGCTGATGGCTACCTGGTAAAGAACTCTTCTTCTATAGAGCTGAAGGAGGTGATGAAAGAAGTGTTGGAAGGAAATAAATGGTTTGCTGATGCTGATGATAAATTGCCTGTTGAGTCTGTTTTTCTTGATGGATTTTTGAAGAAGCATAACCTTACCAAAAGAGAAGTTGGAATTATAAAATTGATCTGCAAGGGGATGAGTAGCAAGGAAATGGCATCGACACTTTTTTTAAGTGAATTAACTGTAAAAACGCATAGGCGCAACCTGATGCGTAAGCTCAATATCAGCAGTATAGCAGGCCTTATTCATTTTGCCAAAGAAAATGACCTGGTGTAG
- a CDS encoding NAD(P)H-quinone oxidoreductase produces MQAIIVTQPGDPSVLQLQERPTPQPGEGEVLISVKAAGVNRPDIAQRKGHYPAPPGAPADIPGLEVAGVVAACGKGVTKWKEGDEICALLPGGGYATHAIAHQDVCLPVPAGCTMAEAASFPETVFTVWHNVVERGQLKPGEKLLVHGGSSGIGVTAIQIAKAMGATIFATAGTAEKCEACEALGAERCINYNNEDFEEVLAGVGMDVVLDMIGGSYFQKNLQLMNTDGRIVFINAMKGAEAALNIIDIMRRRLTITGSTLRNREIAFKAKLAEAVKANVWPFIEQKLFKPVIYQHFPLKEAAAAHQLLESSTHIGKIVLVNEA; encoded by the coding sequence ATGCAAGCCATTATAGTTACCCAACCCGGCGATCCTTCTGTACTGCAATTGCAGGAACGTCCTACTCCGCAGCCAGGTGAAGGAGAAGTATTGATAAGTGTAAAAGCTGCCGGAGTGAACCGCCCCGATATTGCACAGCGCAAAGGTCATTATCCTGCACCGCCGGGTGCACCTGCCGATATACCGGGACTTGAAGTAGCAGGTGTAGTGGCTGCTTGCGGTAAAGGTGTTACCAAGTGGAAAGAAGGCGATGAAATATGTGCTTTATTGCCTGGAGGCGGTTATGCTACACATGCCATTGCGCACCAGGATGTTTGTCTTCCTGTTCCTGCAGGTTGTACCATGGCTGAAGCTGCATCATTTCCTGAAACGGTTTTTACGGTTTGGCATAACGTTGTAGAACGTGGGCAGCTAAAGCCCGGCGAAAAACTATTGGTTCACGGGGGAAGCAGTGGTATAGGCGTTACAGCCATACAAATAGCAAAGGCTATGGGCGCCACAATTTTCGCTACAGCAGGCACAGCAGAAAAATGTGAAGCCTGCGAGGCGCTGGGGGCAGAAAGATGTATCAATTATAATAATGAAGATTTCGAAGAAGTGCTTGCCGGGGTAGGAATGGATGTAGTGCTGGATATGATAGGAGGAAGTTATTTTCAGAAAAACCTCCAGTTAATGAACACCGATGGACGTATTGTTTTTATAAACGCCATGAAAGGTGCAGAGGCTGCGTTGAATATAATTGACATCATGCGCAGAAGACTTACAATCACCGGCAGCACCTTACGCAATCGCGAAATAGCATTCAAAGCTAAACTCGCTGAAGCTGTTAAAGCAAACGTGTGGCCCTTCATCGAGCAAAAGCTTTTCAAGCCGGTTATCTACCAGCATTTTCCACTAAAGGAAGCGGCAGCAGCTCACCAACTATTAGAAAGTAGCACGCATATAGGAAAGATCGTTCTCGTGAACGAAGCGTAA
- a CDS encoding DUF1801 domain-containing protein: MNPGIQAYNNSQAVADQEICHLLATTIDSVLTEAESKIWHAHPVWFLDGNPVVGYSKLKDSVRLLFWSGQSFDEEKLKVEGKFKAAEFRYTSKDQIDLVDLERWLKKARSIQWDYKNIVKRKGQLERLK; this comes from the coding sequence ATGAACCCAGGAATTCAAGCATACAACAATAGTCAGGCAGTGGCAGATCAAGAGATTTGTCATCTTCTTGCAACAACTATTGATAGTGTATTGACCGAGGCTGAAAGCAAGATATGGCACGCTCACCCTGTCTGGTTTTTAGATGGGAATCCCGTTGTTGGGTATAGCAAACTGAAGGACAGTGTGCGACTGCTTTTCTGGAGTGGGCAATCTTTTGATGAAGAAAAATTAAAGGTTGAAGGAAAATTTAAGGCTGCAGAATTTCGATACACCTCCAAAGATCAGATTGATTTAGTTGACCTGGAAAGGTGGTTGAAGAAAGCCAGGAGCATTCAGTGGGATTATAAGAACATTGTAAAAAGAAAAGGACAATTAGAACGTTTGAAATAA